The following coding sequences lie in one Miscanthus floridulus cultivar M001 chromosome 9, ASM1932011v1, whole genome shotgun sequence genomic window:
- the LOC136481648 gene encoding ankyrin repeat-containing protein At5g02620-like isoform X3: protein MHGQCDILELTAERKTVVHVAAEQGHHELIRELYLRFRDQGLLSRQNSAQDTPLHCAARAGHARAVAVLVELARDRGVNIVGCKNEAGDTALHLVARHGHGATVEVLVSAAAEPAAELNNAGVSPLYLAVISGSVPAVRAIITKCKDASSMGPSAQNALHAAVFQSSEMVHLLLEWRPALADQVDSSGSSPLHFASSDGDRSIVSAILRAGPPGTVYKKDSSGLSALHVAARMGHPGVVKDMLESCPDAADLRDGDGGTFLHAACRERQSSVVSVVIKRRTLRGLLLDAQDRDGNTALHLAVAAGTPDVAEALLREGKVRADVLNHDGRTPFDLVEGSTSFFTTVSLVVRGGGLGRARYGARHTLTLPWISTLNCPALCREPWKRRVRVCRKNGGRKTTTTHDSPNEPLPSFQIWALWRQDCNKTQWSDRHVVEGIGKASDSFAVVAQLIATAAFAAGFNLPGGYGDTGKSNLSSAGRASFKYFLVLDTLALATAVVAVILLIYGKAASASASASRSADGRLWKSFVWALQCMWVSLLSLMLAFYAALYAADAGLRRVLTIIYLCISVMQIIIANWINPATTWRTILRFQWQCFHSKGRHAFKRQYPLAGAFVLNFCLFSVATFLVSFVFGVLLSLERNNAYVIS, encoded by the exons ATGCACGGACAGTGCGACATACTTGAGTTGACTGCGGAGAGGAAAACCGTTGTACACGTGGCTGCGGAGCAAGGGCACCATGAGCTGATCCGGGAGCTCTACCTCAGGTTCAGGGATCAGGGCCTCCTCTCTCGCCAGAACTCGGCGCAGGACACGCCGCTGCATTGCGCGGCGAGGGCTGGGCACGCCAGGGCAGTCGCGGTCCTCGTCGAGCTGGCCAGGGACCGTGGCGTGAACATTGTGGGATGCAAGAATGAGGCAGGGGACACGGCCCTCCACCTGGTGGCGAGGCACGGGCACGGCGCTACGGTGGAGGTGCTGGTCTCGGCGGCGGCAGAACCGGCGGCCGAGCTGAACAACGCCGGCGTGTCGCCGTTGTACTTGGCAGTAATCAGCGGCTCGGTGCCAGCAGTCAGAGCGATTATTACCAAGTGCAAGGACGCGTCATCGATGGGGCCAAGCGCACAGAATGCTCTGCACGCTGCCGTTTTCCAGAGCTCAG AAATGGTTCACCTGCTACTGGAATGGAGGCCAGCTCTGGCCGACCAAGTCGACAGCAGCGGCAGCAGTCCGCTCCATTTCGCTTCGTCGGACGGTGATCGCAGCATCGTGAGTGCAATCCTGCGCGCCGGGCCGCCGGGAACGGTGTACAAGAAGGACTCGAGCGGGCTGTCGGCTCTCCACGTCGCGGCGCGAATGGGGCACCCCGGCGTGGTCAAGGACATGCTAGAGAGCTGCCCCGACGCCGCCGACCTCCGCGACGGCGACGGAGGGACCTTCCTCCACGCCGCGTGTAGGGAGAGGCAGTCCTCCGTGGTGTCTGTTGTCATCAAGAGACGCACGCTGCGCGGTCTCCTGCTGGACGCGCAGGACAGGGACGGGAACACGGCGCTCCACCTCGCGGTGGCCGCGGGGACGCCCGACGTCGCGGAAGCCCTTCTCCGGGAGGGCAAGGTGCGCGCCGACGTCCTGAACCACGACGGGCGCACGCCGTTTGATCTCGTCGAGGGATCGACCAGCTTCTTCACCACGGTGAGCCTCGTGGTCAGGGGCGGAGGGCTCGGTAGGGCAAGGTATGGCGCTCGCCATACCTTGACTTTGCCGTGGATCTCTACCCTGAATTGCCCAGCCTTGTGCCGTGAGCCATGGAAGCGGCGAGTTCGAGTCTGTAGGAAGAACGGagggaggaagacgacgacgactcATGACTCACCAAACGAACCGTTACCTTCATTTCAGATCTGGGCCTTGTGG AGGCAGGACTGCAACAAGACGCAGTGGAGCGACCGCCACGTAGTGGAGGGGATCGGGAAGGCGTCCGACAGCTTCGCGGTGGTGGCGCAGCTGATTGCCACCGCCGCCTTCGCCGCGGGGTTCAACCTGCCGGGCGGGTACGGCGACACGGGCAAGTCGAACCTCTCGTCGGCGGGCAGGGCCTCGTTCAAGTACTTCCTCGTCCTGGACACCCTGGCCCTGGCGACGGCCGTGGTCGCCGTGATCTTGCTCATCTACGGGaaggcggcgtcggcgtcggcgtcggcgtcgcgcTCCGCCGACGGCCGCTTGTGGAAGAGCTTCGTGTGGGCGCTGCAGTGCATGTGGGTGTCGCTCCTCAGCTTGATGCTGGCCTTCTACGCGGCTCTTTACGCGGCGGATGCCGGCTTACGTCGCGTCTTGACGATTATATACCTGTGCATCAGTGTCATGCAAATCATCATCGCGAACTGGATCAACCCTGCGACGACGTGGCGCACCATCTTGAGGTTTCAGTGGCAGTGCTTTCACTCCAAAGGAAGGCATGCTTTCAAGCGGCAGTATCCGCTCGCCGGCGCTTTCGTGCTCAATTTCTGCCTCTTTTCAGTTGCAACTTTCCTGGTGTCTTTCGTTTttggagtcctcttgagtcttgaGAGAAATAACGCATATGTGATTAGCTAG
- the LOC136481648 gene encoding ankyrin repeat-containing protein At5g02620-like isoform X2: MDPQQQQSIQLAAGASPAGSSAKATPPPQCDHERMVVGNMCPSLYLAVYEGRMAEVTARLLQQHAAAAIDCRGTGIVMHGQCDILELTAERKTVVHVAAEQGHHELIRELYLRFRDQGLLSRQNSAQDTPLHCAARAGHARAVAVLVELARDRGVNIVGCKNEAGDTALHLVARHGHGATVEVLVSAAAEPAAELNNAGVSPLYLAVISGSVPAVRAIITKCKDASSMGPSAQNALHAAVFQSSEMVHLLLEWRPALADQVDSSGSSPLHFASSDGDRSIVSAILRAGPPGTVYKKDSSGLSALHVAARMGHPGVVKDMLESCPDAADLRDGDGGTFLHAACRERQSSVVSVVIKRRTLRGLLLDAQDRDGNTALHLAVAAGTPDVAEALLREGKVRADVLNHDGRTPFDLVEGSTSFFTTRQDCNKTQWSDRHVVEGIGKASDSFAVVAQLIATAAFAAGFNLPGGYGDTGKSNLSSAGRASFKYFLVLDTLALATAVVAVILLIYGKAASASASASRSADGRLWKSFVWALQCMWVSLLSLMLAFYAALYAADAGLRRVLTIIYLCISVMQIIIANWINPATTWRTILRFQWQCFHSKGRHAFKRQYPLAGAFVLNFCLFSVATFLVSFVFGVLLSLERNNAYVIS, translated from the exons ATGGATCCTCAGCAGCAGCAGTCCATCCAACTCGCCGCCGGTGCTTCGCCAGCTGGCTCATCTGCAAAGGCAACGCCGCCGCCGCAGTGTGACCATGAGCGCATGGTCGTCGGCAACATGTGCCCTTCTCTCTATCTCGCCGTCTACGAAGGGAGGATGGCCGAGGTCACGGCGCGGCTTCTGCAACAACACGCCGCGGCTGCGATAGACTGTCGAGGCACTG GCATTGTTATGCACGGACAGTGCGACATACTTGAGTTGACTGCGGAGAGGAAAACCGTTGTACACGTGGCTGCGGAGCAAGGGCACCATGAGCTGATCCGGGAGCTCTACCTCAGGTTCAGGGATCAGGGCCTCCTCTCTCGCCAGAACTCGGCGCAGGACACGCCGCTGCATTGCGCGGCGAGGGCTGGGCACGCCAGGGCAGTCGCGGTCCTCGTCGAGCTGGCCAGGGACCGTGGCGTGAACATTGTGGGATGCAAGAATGAGGCAGGGGACACGGCCCTCCACCTGGTGGCGAGGCACGGGCACGGCGCTACGGTGGAGGTGCTGGTCTCGGCGGCGGCAGAACCGGCGGCCGAGCTGAACAACGCCGGCGTGTCGCCGTTGTACTTGGCAGTAATCAGCGGCTCGGTGCCAGCAGTCAGAGCGATTATTACCAAGTGCAAGGACGCGTCATCGATGGGGCCAAGCGCACAGAATGCTCTGCACGCTGCCGTTTTCCAGAGCTCAG AAATGGTTCACCTGCTACTGGAATGGAGGCCAGCTCTGGCCGACCAAGTCGACAGCAGCGGCAGCAGTCCGCTCCATTTCGCTTCGTCGGACGGTGATCGCAGCATCGTGAGTGCAATCCTGCGCGCCGGGCCGCCGGGAACGGTGTACAAGAAGGACTCGAGCGGGCTGTCGGCTCTCCACGTCGCGGCGCGAATGGGGCACCCCGGCGTGGTCAAGGACATGCTAGAGAGCTGCCCCGACGCCGCCGACCTCCGCGACGGCGACGGAGGGACCTTCCTCCACGCCGCGTGTAGGGAGAGGCAGTCCTCCGTGGTGTCTGTTGTCATCAAGAGACGCACGCTGCGCGGTCTCCTGCTGGACGCGCAGGACAGGGACGGGAACACGGCGCTCCACCTCGCGGTGGCCGCGGGGACGCCCGACGTCGCGGAAGCCCTTCTCCGGGAGGGCAAGGTGCGCGCCGACGTCCTGAACCACGACGGGCGCACGCCGTTTGATCTCGTCGAGGGATCGACCAGCTTCTTCACCACG AGGCAGGACTGCAACAAGACGCAGTGGAGCGACCGCCACGTAGTGGAGGGGATCGGGAAGGCGTCCGACAGCTTCGCGGTGGTGGCGCAGCTGATTGCCACCGCCGCCTTCGCCGCGGGGTTCAACCTGCCGGGCGGGTACGGCGACACGGGCAAGTCGAACCTCTCGTCGGCGGGCAGGGCCTCGTTCAAGTACTTCCTCGTCCTGGACACCCTGGCCCTGGCGACGGCCGTGGTCGCCGTGATCTTGCTCATCTACGGGaaggcggcgtcggcgtcggcgtcggcgtcgcgcTCCGCCGACGGCCGCTTGTGGAAGAGCTTCGTGTGGGCGCTGCAGTGCATGTGGGTGTCGCTCCTCAGCTTGATGCTGGCCTTCTACGCGGCTCTTTACGCGGCGGATGCCGGCTTACGTCGCGTCTTGACGATTATATACCTGTGCATCAGTGTCATGCAAATCATCATCGCGAACTGGATCAACCCTGCGACGACGTGGCGCACCATCTTGAGGTTTCAGTGGCAGTGCTTTCACTCCAAAGGAAGGCATGCTTTCAAGCGGCAGTATCCGCTCGCCGGCGCTTTCGTGCTCAATTTCTGCCTCTTTTCAGTTGCAACTTTCCTGGTGTCTTTCGTTTttggagtcctcttgagtcttgaGAGAAATAACGCATATGTGATTAGCTAG
- the LOC136481648 gene encoding ankyrin repeat-containing protein At5g02620-like isoform X1 → MDPQQQQSIQLAAGASPAGSSAKATPPPQCDHERMVVGNMCPSLYLAVYEGRMAEVTARLLQQHAAAAIDCRGTGIVMHGQCDILELTAERKTVVHVAAEQGHHELIRELYLRFRDQGLLSRQNSAQDTPLHCAARAGHARAVAVLVELARDRGVNIVGCKNEAGDTALHLVARHGHGATVEVLVSAAAEPAAELNNAGVSPLYLAVISGSVPAVRAIITKCKDASSMGPSAQNALHAAVFQSSEMVHLLLEWRPALADQVDSSGSSPLHFASSDGDRSIVSAILRAGPPGTVYKKDSSGLSALHVAARMGHPGVVKDMLESCPDAADLRDGDGGTFLHAACRERQSSVVSVVIKRRTLRGLLLDAQDRDGNTALHLAVAAGTPDVAEALLREGKVRADVLNHDGRTPFDLVEGSTSFFTTVSLVVRGGGLGRARYGARHTLTLPWISTLNCPALCREPWKRRVRVCRKNGGRKTTTTHDSPNEPLPSFQIWALWRQDCNKTQWSDRHVVEGIGKASDSFAVVAQLIATAAFAAGFNLPGGYGDTGKSNLSSAGRASFKYFLVLDTLALATAVVAVILLIYGKAASASASASRSADGRLWKSFVWALQCMWVSLLSLMLAFYAALYAADAGLRRVLTIIYLCISVMQIIIANWINPATTWRTILRFQWQCFHSKGRHAFKRQYPLAGAFVLNFCLFSVATFLVSFVFGVLLSLERNNAYVIS, encoded by the exons ATGGATCCTCAGCAGCAGCAGTCCATCCAACTCGCCGCCGGTGCTTCGCCAGCTGGCTCATCTGCAAAGGCAACGCCGCCGCCGCAGTGTGACCATGAGCGCATGGTCGTCGGCAACATGTGCCCTTCTCTCTATCTCGCCGTCTACGAAGGGAGGATGGCCGAGGTCACGGCGCGGCTTCTGCAACAACACGCCGCGGCTGCGATAGACTGTCGAGGCACTG GCATTGTTATGCACGGACAGTGCGACATACTTGAGTTGACTGCGGAGAGGAAAACCGTTGTACACGTGGCTGCGGAGCAAGGGCACCATGAGCTGATCCGGGAGCTCTACCTCAGGTTCAGGGATCAGGGCCTCCTCTCTCGCCAGAACTCGGCGCAGGACACGCCGCTGCATTGCGCGGCGAGGGCTGGGCACGCCAGGGCAGTCGCGGTCCTCGTCGAGCTGGCCAGGGACCGTGGCGTGAACATTGTGGGATGCAAGAATGAGGCAGGGGACACGGCCCTCCACCTGGTGGCGAGGCACGGGCACGGCGCTACGGTGGAGGTGCTGGTCTCGGCGGCGGCAGAACCGGCGGCCGAGCTGAACAACGCCGGCGTGTCGCCGTTGTACTTGGCAGTAATCAGCGGCTCGGTGCCAGCAGTCAGAGCGATTATTACCAAGTGCAAGGACGCGTCATCGATGGGGCCAAGCGCACAGAATGCTCTGCACGCTGCCGTTTTCCAGAGCTCAG AAATGGTTCACCTGCTACTGGAATGGAGGCCAGCTCTGGCCGACCAAGTCGACAGCAGCGGCAGCAGTCCGCTCCATTTCGCTTCGTCGGACGGTGATCGCAGCATCGTGAGTGCAATCCTGCGCGCCGGGCCGCCGGGAACGGTGTACAAGAAGGACTCGAGCGGGCTGTCGGCTCTCCACGTCGCGGCGCGAATGGGGCACCCCGGCGTGGTCAAGGACATGCTAGAGAGCTGCCCCGACGCCGCCGACCTCCGCGACGGCGACGGAGGGACCTTCCTCCACGCCGCGTGTAGGGAGAGGCAGTCCTCCGTGGTGTCTGTTGTCATCAAGAGACGCACGCTGCGCGGTCTCCTGCTGGACGCGCAGGACAGGGACGGGAACACGGCGCTCCACCTCGCGGTGGCCGCGGGGACGCCCGACGTCGCGGAAGCCCTTCTCCGGGAGGGCAAGGTGCGCGCCGACGTCCTGAACCACGACGGGCGCACGCCGTTTGATCTCGTCGAGGGATCGACCAGCTTCTTCACCACGGTGAGCCTCGTGGTCAGGGGCGGAGGGCTCGGTAGGGCAAGGTATGGCGCTCGCCATACCTTGACTTTGCCGTGGATCTCTACCCTGAATTGCCCAGCCTTGTGCCGTGAGCCATGGAAGCGGCGAGTTCGAGTCTGTAGGAAGAACGGagggaggaagacgacgacgactcATGACTCACCAAACGAACCGTTACCTTCATTTCAGATCTGGGCCTTGTGG AGGCAGGACTGCAACAAGACGCAGTGGAGCGACCGCCACGTAGTGGAGGGGATCGGGAAGGCGTCCGACAGCTTCGCGGTGGTGGCGCAGCTGATTGCCACCGCCGCCTTCGCCGCGGGGTTCAACCTGCCGGGCGGGTACGGCGACACGGGCAAGTCGAACCTCTCGTCGGCGGGCAGGGCCTCGTTCAAGTACTTCCTCGTCCTGGACACCCTGGCCCTGGCGACGGCCGTGGTCGCCGTGATCTTGCTCATCTACGGGaaggcggcgtcggcgtcggcgtcggcgtcgcgcTCCGCCGACGGCCGCTTGTGGAAGAGCTTCGTGTGGGCGCTGCAGTGCATGTGGGTGTCGCTCCTCAGCTTGATGCTGGCCTTCTACGCGGCTCTTTACGCGGCGGATGCCGGCTTACGTCGCGTCTTGACGATTATATACCTGTGCATCAGTGTCATGCAAATCATCATCGCGAACTGGATCAACCCTGCGACGACGTGGCGCACCATCTTGAGGTTTCAGTGGCAGTGCTTTCACTCCAAAGGAAGGCATGCTTTCAAGCGGCAGTATCCGCTCGCCGGCGCTTTCGTGCTCAATTTCTGCCTCTTTTCAGTTGCAACTTTCCTGGTGTCTTTCGTTTttggagtcctcttgagtcttgaGAGAAATAACGCATATGTGATTAGCTAG